One genomic window of Caenorhabditis elegans chromosome I includes the following:
- the B0511.17 gene encoding DUF4283 domain-containing protein (Partially confirmed by transcript evidence), producing MPNLRRIRFNSYGPQNYEGVMHRIIHRPWNGKRRPKVFKYKIDELDCTLGWDIESDDGQIATVNFIEECLDFVVWKNDNY from the exons ATGCCGAATCTACGAAGAATACGATTCAATTCATATGGACCTCAAAACTATGAAGGAGTAATGCATCGAATTATTCACAGACCGTGGAATGGAAAGCGAAGACCAAAAGTGTTCAA ATACAAAATAGACGAATTGGATTGTACACTTGGATGGGATATTGAGAGCGACGATGGACAAATTGCAACCGTCAATTTTATCGAAGAATGCCTTGATTTTGTTGTATGGAAAAACGATAACtattaa
- the cdc-26 gene encoding Anaphase-promoting complex subunit CDC26 (Partially confirmed by transcript evidence) — translation MSMLRRPLTQLELSVIVPKCEMMDIDEMEPMDQSEPPRGITRRNLRSADRKNRDVPGPSTGECTRTSIAPNRCEMSFTEVQTLTSARTPVAAPTLTLSTPVNPVSSAEMLRVMPPRVGRRPRASRSGDNDSPLLFNAYDTPQQGINDESPTPSDSPESPNAHLYATPGNPTSTSGGPSSNTRSHRH, via the exons ATGTCAATGTTACGGCGTCCATTAACACAATTAGAATTGT CTGTGATCGTGCCAAAATGCGAAATGATGGATATTGACGAAATGGAGCCGATGGATCAGAGTGAGCCTCCACGTGGCATAACTAGGAGAAATCTCAGATCGGCGGATAGAA AGAACAGAGACGTTCCAGGACCAAGTACGGGAGAGTGCACGCGTACTTCCATTGCaccg AATCGATGTGAAATGTCATTCACTGAAGTGCAG ACTTTAACATCTGCTCGAACTCCTGTCGCTGCTCCAACTCTAACACTTTCGACGCCAGTCAACCCTGTCTCATCAGCTGAAATGTTGAGAGTTATGCCACCTCGTGTAGGTCGACGTCCACGAGCTTCTCGTTCTGGTGACAATGATTCGCCACTCCTCTTCAACGCTTATGATACACCACAGCAAGGAATCAATGACGAATCTCCAACACCCTCTGACTCTCCCGAATCTCCTAATGCTCATCTCTATG ctactCCCGGCAATCCTACTTCAACTTCTGGAGGACCTTCTTCAAATACACGATCTCACAGACACTAA
- the cdc-26 gene encoding Anaphase-promoting complex subunit CDC26 (Partially confirmed by transcript evidence) translates to MSMLRRPLTQLELCEDDIQWLTDQLNKRVLPAVIVPKCEMMDIDEMEPMDQSEPPRGITRRNLRSADRKNRDVPGPSTGECTRTSIAPNRCEMSFTEVQTLTSARTPVAAPTLTLSTPVNPVSSAEMLRVMPPRVGRRPRASRSGDNDSPLLFNAYDTPQQGINDESPTPSDSPESPNAHLYGGQ, encoded by the exons ATGTCAATGTTACGGCGTCCATTAACACAATTAGAATTGTGTGAGGACGATATCCAATGGCTGACAGATCAACTGAACAAGAGGGTACTTCCAGCTGTGATCGTGCCAAAATGCGAAATGATGGATATTGACGAAATGGAGCCGATGGATCAGAGTGAGCCTCCACGTGGCATAACTAGGAGAAATCTCAGATCGGCGGATAGAA AGAACAGAGACGTTCCAGGACCAAGTACGGGAGAGTGCACGCGTACTTCCATTGCaccg AATCGATGTGAAATGTCATTCACTGAAGTGCAG ACTTTAACATCTGCTCGAACTCCTGTCGCTGCTCCAACTCTAACACTTTCGACGCCAGTCAACCCTGTCTCATCAGCTGAAATGTTGAGAGTTATGCCACCTCGTGTAGGTCGACGTCCACGAGCTTCTCGTTCTGGTGACAATGATTCGCCACTCCTCTTCAACGCTTATGATACACCACAGCAAGGAATCAATGACGAATCTCCAACACCCTCTGACTCTCCCGAATCTCCTAATGCTCATCTCTATGGTGGTCAATGA
- the B0511.11 gene encoding DUF7774 domain-containing protein (Confirmed by transcript evidence), translated as MLGSNLGKQTKFQANFREKLFSGKKVTAGVVQDQYKQFLKNKPDEKKKTLTPEERKQAKRAEMRKRGIFVKADDPDETPTILEKIDGPSQPMVYVLPEKPTVWKTSKKKTGTRKHKKQRTEKKPLEKSHKSQTSIKSEPKKKAKTEKKGETVSIPSSSSSATDQSSQTSKKRSSAEKAKKSPDPNLVQKEDLKPNEVMEKPVEEEKKPMAPEQVKVEEHKFVEPVLEGKEQKDEKVVEQKSEEKLEVGNVNKIEPPAVLEQKVLPDSPEVPKAPSEPPNPVDIQPTPQNNSDAAKKEDDKSKRENVPLTVVYSNPSISVSKNFSTTPLAENQAGAFDKLDDDEFEKMTSDVDEKEILKLAPRLLKVAKKHAAIEKCLTPEENEVLAKFFSGKQKLDSNVLAVLDSALDKIIDYLQKNNCAVDEETKAVMKKRDKLKAAMMKEFLVSPQYLPKTWTAKFNEWKSEAEKQKNGINWFRVFFSYPKHKSFEDGPEDTFGNFRRRNRGILMGLILGPGDVKSFEETKREDDCQGMFLDTKIMEKATAEKDNGSTISEHRTLNTTKSSKK; from the exons ATGTTAGGATCAAATCTCGGTAagcaaacaaaatttcaggccAATTTCAGAGAGAAGCTCTTCTCAGGTAAAAAAGTGACGGCAGGAGTAGTTCAAGATCAATAcaaacaatttctgaaaaacaagccagatgaaaagaagaaaacattGACACCAGAAGAGAGAAAACAGGCAAAAAGAGCAGAAATGAGGAAGAGGGGAATATTTGTGAAGGCTGATGATCCAGATGAAACACCAACTATTCTGGAAAAGATTGATGGTCCCAGTCAGCCGATGGTATACGTTTTACCTGAAAAGCCAACGGTTTGGAAGACTTCGAAGAAAAAGACTGGGACTAGAAAACACAAGAAGCAACGAACAGAAAAGAAACCGTTGgaaaag agtCACAAATCGCAAACCTCGATCAAATCTGAACCAAAGAAgaaggcaaaaactgagaaaaaggGTGAAACTGTATCCATtccatcttcatcatcttctgcCACTGATCAATCTTCTCAAACTTCAAAGAAAAGAAGTTCTGCAg aaaaagccaaaaaatctcCCGATCCAAATTTGGTGCAAAAAGAAGATTTGAAGCCGAATGAGGTGATGGAGAAGCCTGTTGAAGAGGAGAAGAAGCCGATGGCACCTGAACAAGTAAAAGTTGAAGAGCATAAATTTGTGGAGCCAGTTTTGGAGGGAAAGGAGCAGAAAGACGAGAAAGTTGTTGAGCAAAAGTCGGAGGAAAAGTTGGAAGTTGGAAATGTGAACAAG ATTGAACCACCCGCTGTCTTGGAACAAAAAGTTCTTCCCGATTCCCCAGAAGTTCCAAAAGCTCCGTCAGAGCCTCCGAATCCTGTGGACATTCAGCCAACTCCTCAGAACAACTCAGATGCTGCCAAGAAAGAAGACGATAAAAGTAAACGAGAGAATGTTCCATTGACAGTTGTCTACTCGAATCCATCAATTTCTGTATCAAAGAACTTTTCCACTACGCCACTTGCTGAGAATCAAGCTGGAGCATTTGATAAGCTGGATGATGATGAATTTGAGAAGATGACGTCAGATGTTGACGAAAAGGAGATTCTGAAGTTGGCGCCACGTCTTCTTAAAGTAGCCAAAAAGCACGCGGCAATCGAGAAATGTCTGACACCAGAGGAGAACGAAGTACTTGCCAAGTTCTTCTCAGGAAAGCAGAAGCTGGATTCAAATGTATTGGCTGTCTTGGATTCTGCATTGGATAAGATTATTGATTATTTGCAAAAGAATAATTGTGCGGTTGATGAGGAGACAAAGGCTGTTATGAAGAAGAGGGATAag CTGAAAGCAGCAATGATGAAAGAGTTCTTGGTGTCACCCCAATATCTTCCAAAAACATGGACTGCAAAATTCAATG AATGGAAATCTGAAGCCGAAAAGCAAAAGAATGGAATCAACTGGTTCCGTGTTTTCTTCTCGTATCCAAAGCACAAATCATTTGAAGATGGACCAGAAGACACTT TTGGAAATTTCCGCCGTAGAAATCGTGGTATTCTGATGGGACTTATTCTGGGACCCGGAGATGTAAAATCATTTGAAGAGACAAAAAGAGAGGATGATTGTCAG gGAATGTTTCTGGATACTAAAATAATGGAAAAGGCAACTGCAGAAAAGGATAATGGATCGACAATCAGTGAACATCGCACTTTGAATACTACTAAAAGCTCAAAGAAATAA
- the cdc-26 gene encoding Anaphase-promoting complex subunit CDC26 (Confirmed by transcript evidence) encodes MSMLRRPLTQLELCEDDIQWLTDQLNKRVLPAVIVPKCEMMDIDEMEPMDQSEPPRGITRRNLRSADRKNRDVPGPSTGECTRTSIAPTLTSARTPVAAPTLTLSTPVNPVSSAEMLRVMPPRVGRRPRASRSGDNDSPLLFNAYDTPQQGINDESPTPSDSPESPNAHLYATPGNPTSTSGGPSSNTRSHRH; translated from the exons ATGTCAATGTTACGGCGTCCATTAACACAATTAGAATTGTGTGAGGACGATATCCAATGGCTGACAGATCAACTGAACAAGAGGGTACTTCCAGCTGTGATCGTGCCAAAATGCGAAATGATGGATATTGACGAAATGGAGCCGATGGATCAGAGTGAGCCTCCACGTGGCATAACTAGGAGAAATCTCAGATCGGCGGATAGAA AGAACAGAGACGTTCCAGGACCAAGTACGGGAGAGTGCACGCGTACTTCCATTGCaccg ACTTTAACATCTGCTCGAACTCCTGTCGCTGCTCCAACTCTAACACTTTCGACGCCAGTCAACCCTGTCTCATCAGCTGAAATGTTGAGAGTTATGCCACCTCGTGTAGGTCGACGTCCACGAGCTTCTCGTTCTGGTGACAATGATTCGCCACTCCTCTTCAACGCTTATGATACACCACAGCAAGGAATCAATGACGAATCTCCAACACCCTCTGACTCTCCCGAATCTCCTAATGCTCATCTCTATG ctactCCCGGCAATCCTACTTCAACTTCTGGAGGACCTTCTTCAAATACACGATCTCACAGACACTAA
- the fbxa-125 gene encoding DUF38 domain-containing protein (Confirmed by transcript evidence), which translates to MAEMLSSSIYPDVKNISTCGLPSSQIAQILPSFQAGKLENLDLYYCGKPTAEDMETIVNSDQWKNAKNISGFRGLSNIRIKDLLHFSLVCVDYATISVETAIEIKDILLTSSNIKHAYFTSKSVLDVNVIRVFDPKAAKVHRKRNLSNLVRNTDFADFTFSSNQKVLRFKKKN; encoded by the exons ATGGCAGAAATGCTAAGCTCGTCGATATATCCGGatgtgaaaaacatttctacTTGTGGACTTCCATCTTCTCAAATTGCTCAAATTCTTCCGAGCTTCCAGGCTGGAAAGCTGGAAAATCTGGATTTATACTATTGTGGAAAACCGACGGCTGAAGATATGGAAACAATTGTCAACTCTGATCagtggaaaaatgcaaaaaatattagcGGATTTCGTGGTTTGAGTAATATTCGAATCAAGGATCTCCTTCATTTCTCACTTGTTTGCGTCGATTATGCAACAATTTCGGTGGAAACAGCTATTGAAATCAAGGAT attttgttgACTTCTAGTAACATCAAGCATGCATATTTCACCTCGAAAAGTGTCTTGGACGTCAATGTTATTCGAGTTTTTGATCCGAAAGCAGCCAAAGTTCATCGAAAAAGGAATCTTTCCAATTTGGTGCGAAACACGGATTTTGCAGATTTCACATTTTCGAGCAACCAAAAAGTTCTCCGtttcaagaagaaaaattaa
- the eif-3.E gene encoding Eukaryotic translation initiation factor 3 subunit E (Confirmed by transcript evidence) translates to MSTFDLTQRMAPFLDLHLIIPLLEFIEPRGIYDEKSLTEMHRQLLTKTNMIDSVIETYNGKPIPAAIEAKKKQIIKERDELKSKVDSVVAILEIPEVKEMMDNNRERDGNVRILEHLTQNHNFTVDMVDTLFKYSKFMYECGNYTVASVCLYYYRNLVNQADPNYLNALYGKLASEILLQEWEHARDDLLKLRAYIDANPFDTEWELVTQRAWLMHWALFVYYNYPKGRDEIIEMFLNQQPYLNAIQVLAPHLLRYLAVAVVTSKSRQKNSLKDLVKVIDIERHSYKDPVTDFLTCLYIKYDFDEAQEMLQKCEEVLSNDFFLTAVLGDFRESARLLIFEMFCRIHQCITIEMLARRLNMSQEEAERWIVDLIRTYRIEGAKIDSKLGQVVMGVKSVSIHEQVMENTKRLTLRAQQIALQLEKGRQDKVKAT, encoded by the exons ATGTCGACATTCGACCTGACTCAGCGCATGGCGCCTTTTCTCGATCTTCATTTGATCATTCCGCTCTTGGAGTTCATCGAACCACGAGGA ATTTACGATGAGAAATCCCTGACCGAAATGCACCGCCAGCTTTTGACCAAGACCAATATGATTGATAGTGTTATAGAGACCTACAATGGAAAACCTATTCCGGCTGCAATTGAGGCTAAGAAGAAGCAAATTATCAAGGAGAGAGATGAGCTGAAAAGCAAGGTGGACTCCGTTGTTGCCATTTTGGAAATACCGGAAGTCAAGGAAATGATGGATAACAACAGAGAAAGAGATGGAAATGTCCGTATTTTGGAGCATCTCACTCAAAACCACAAT TTCACAGTAGACATGGTCGATACCCTCTTCAAGTACAGCAAGTTCATGTACGAATGCGGAAATTACACCGTCGCATCCGTGTGCCTTTACTACTACCGCAACCTTGTCAATCAAGCGGATCCAAACTATTTGAACGCTCTTTACGGAAAGTTGGCCAGTGAAATTCTGCTCCAAGAATGGGAACATGCTCGTGACGATTTGCTGAAACTTCGTGCTTACATCGATGCTAATCCATTCGACACGGAATGGGAACTTGTTACGCAACGTGCGTGGCTTATGCACTGGGCACTTTTCGTCTACTACAATTATCCAAAAGGGCGTGATGAGATTATCGAAATGTTCTTGAACCAGCAACCTTATTTGAATGCAATCCAAGTTTTGGCGCCACATTTGCTCCGCTATCTGGCTGTTGCCGTTGTTACCAGCAAAAGCCGCCAGAAGAACAGCTTGAAAGATTTGGTGAAGGTCATTGACATC GAACGCCATAGTTACAAGGATCCCGTCACTGATTTCCTCACCTGTCTCTACATCAAATATGATTTCGACGAGGCTCAAGAGATGCTTCAAAAGTGCGAAGAGGTTCTCTCCAATGATTTCTTCCTGACTGCTGTCCTTGGAGATTTCCGCGAGTCTGCACGCCTTCTCATTTTCGAGATGTTCTGCCGCATTCATCAGTGCATTACCATAGAAATGCTAGCACGACGATTGAATATGAGCCAAGAGGAAGCTGAACGCTGGATTGTTGACTTGATCAGAACGTATCGTATCGAAGGAGCTAAAATTGACAGCAAGTTGGGACAAGTGGTGATGGGTGTCAAATCCGTCAGCATCCACGAGCAAGTCATGGAAAACACGAAGAGATTGACCCTCCGCGCTCAACAAATCGCCCTTCAATTGGAAAAAGGTCGTCAAGACAAAGTCAAGGCGACTTAG
- the tag-344 gene encoding Protein kinase domain-containing protein (Confirmed by transcript evidence) yields MNREEKSINQYSSNQNRPISQYFEFIFLWQIVEMATENNTDVSENQEEPDELSPKTKAFAPTLEKVWKLKFEKVLGSGSYSRVARATFGEKKLEVAAKIINITPTREKEDYIKKFLPREKEIVKLLKHDNICRLYEMISFQDHIIFVNEYCAGGDLLRKMKDIVAMKEEDAKFTFRQLIAALTHLQSYNIVHRDLKCENIFMDKHGNVKLGDFGFSRILKPGEKSGTFCGSRAYVAPEIFRGREYSGNAVDVWSTGVILYIMLAGSMPFDDRDPRKMIERQLAHKIKFPKSCTSSVFSKALVLEILQPHAPNRPTYKAICESEWLRTQPYYMKPNEPPKVLATRIVSPATPIVPVSGKPKEVKRQQG; encoded by the exons ATGAATCGAGaagaaaaatctattaatCAATATTCATCGAACCAAAATCGACCAATTTCGCAGTATTTTGAATTCATATTTCTCTGGCAAATTGTTGAAATGGCAACGGAAAACAATACAG atgtttctgAGAACCAAGAAGAACCTGATGAACTGAGTCCAAAAACGAAAGCTTTTGCTCCAACACTCGAGAAGGTCTGGAAGCTCAAATTTGAGAAAGTTCTCG GTAGTGGCTCCTATTCCCGTGTGGCACGCGCAACTTTCGGAGAGAAAAAGCTCGAAGTTGCAGCGAAAATCATCAACATTACGCCAACTCGTGAAAAAGAGGACtacatcaaaaagtttttgccaCGTGAAAAAGAGATTGTCAAGCTCTTGAAACACGATAATATTTGTCGTTTGTACGAGATGATTTCATTTCAAGATCACATCATCTTCGTCAATGAGTACTGTGCTGGAGGAGATTTGCTCCGTAAAATGAAGGATATCGTGGCAATGAAAGAGGAAGATGCAAAGTTCACATTTCGTCAACTTATTGCAGCACTTACT CATCTGCAATCCTATAACATTGTGCATCGGGATCTCAAATGCGAAAATATCTTTATGGATAAACATGGAAATGTGAAGCTCGGCGACTTCGGATTCTCGAGAATTCTGAAACCGGGTGAAAAATCTGGAACATTCTGTGGATCGCGAGCATATGTGGCTCCAGAAATTTTTCGTGGCAGAGAATATTCTGGAAATGCAGTTGACGTATGGAGTACTGGGGTCATTCTCTACATAATGCTGGCTGGATCAATGCCATTTGATGATCGTGACCCAAGGAAAATGATCGAGAGACAGTTGGCACATAAAAttaa ATTCCCGAAAAGTTGCACATCATCGGTCTTTTCGAAGGCTCTGGTCCTTGAGATTCTCCAGCCACATGCACCGAACCGTCCGACCTACAAAGCAATTTGTGAATCTGAATGGCTCCGTACTCAACCGTACTACATGAAACCCAATGAGCCACCAAAAGTATTGGCAACTCGAATTGTGTCACCTGCAACTCCGATTGTTCCTGTCTCAGGAAAACCGAAAGAAGTCAAGAGACAGCAAGGATGA
- the cdc-26 gene encoding Anaphase-promoting complex subunit CDC26 (Confirmed by transcript evidence): MSMLRRPLTQLELCEDDIQWLTDQLNKRVLPAVIVPKCEMMDIDEMEPMDQSEPPRGITRRNLRSADRKNRDVPGPSTGECTRTSIAPTLTSARTPVAAPTLTLSTPVNPVSSAEMLRVMPPRVGRRPRASRSGDNDSPLLFNAYDTPQQGINDESPTPSDSPESPNAHLYGATPGNPTSTSGGPSSNTRSHRH; the protein is encoded by the exons ATGTCAATGTTACGGCGTCCATTAACACAATTAGAATTGTGTGAGGACGATATCCAATGGCTGACAGATCAACTGAACAAGAGGGTACTTCCAGCTGTGATCGTGCCAAAATGCGAAATGATGGATATTGACGAAATGGAGCCGATGGATCAGAGTGAGCCTCCACGTGGCATAACTAGGAGAAATCTCAGATCGGCGGATAGAA AGAACAGAGACGTTCCAGGACCAAGTACGGGAGAGTGCACGCGTACTTCCATTGCaccg ACTTTAACATCTGCTCGAACTCCTGTCGCTGCTCCAACTCTAACACTTTCGACGCCAGTCAACCCTGTCTCATCAGCTGAAATGTTGAGAGTTATGCCACCTCGTGTAGGTCGACGTCCACGAGCTTCTCGTTCTGGTGACAATGATTCGCCACTCCTCTTCAACGCTTATGATACACCACAGCAAGGAATCAATGACGAATCTCCAACACCCTCTGACTCTCCCGAATCTCCTAATGCTCATCTCTATGGTG ctactCCCGGCAATCCTACTTCAACTTCTGGAGGACCTTCTTCAAATACACGATCTCACAGACACTAA